The Styela clava chromosome 13, kaStyClav1.hap1.2, whole genome shotgun sequence genome has a window encoding:
- the LOC120332379 gene encoding uncharacterized protein LOC120332379 has product MGAIVNEFDIGRGIQAESDVTSGDIHFNHSDDRAFWCSVYPPCYQCVISMQDSKTFSNIKNRLQQQFPHVHNLQQIIRFLGKCFGNSMDNEDIPVRIRMFIQQTKWFGSLTRVGDSCTFLRQTQKLMSYTLDQEGQSVSPFAGKITQEEAEDYLRDTGIGTYLIRLSEGKADQGGYSLAVKATCIIVRHYRILGDPGQAAQDTTNYNARLKLVHNVSPDLNAQEQEYPDIVEFLKNRLDDAIEDNIYCRYVCPNLPFNEMFRGH; this is encoded by the exons ATGGGAGCAATTGTTAATGAATTCGATATCGGAAGAGGCATTCAAGCAGAATCAGATGTGACTTCAG GAGATATCCACTTCAACCATTCAGATGATCGAGCTTTCTGGTGCAGCGTCTACCCACCGTGTTACCAGTGTGTTATCTCCATGCAG GATTCGAAAACATTTTCAAACATCAAAAATCGATTGCAACAACAATTTCCACATGTTCACAACTTGCAACAAATCATCAGATTCCTGGGAAAATGTTTCGGCAACAGCATGGATAATG AAGATATTCCTGTGAGAATACGAATGTTCATTCAGCAGACAAAATGGTTCGGATCATTGACCAGAGTTGGGGATAGTTGCACATTCTTGAGACAG ACGCAAAAATTAATGTCATACACACTCGACCAAGAAGGACAAAGTGTCAG TCCATTTGCTGGCAAGATAACACAAGAGGAAGCAGAAGACTATCTTAGAGATACTGGAATTGGAACTTACCTTATCAGACTCAGTGAAGGAAAAGCTGATCAAG GAGGATACTCACTAGCAGTAAAGGCAACCTGCATAATTGTCAGACATTACCGTATCCTT GGGGATCCTGGACAAGCTGCTCAAGATACAACAAATTACAATGCAAGGTTGAAGTTAGTTCATAATGTTAGTCCAGATCTCAATGCACAAGAACAGGAGTACCCTGATATTGTCGAGTTTTTGAAGAACCGTCTGGATGATGCCATTGAAGATAATATTTATTGCCGATACGTTTGCCCAAATCTGCCGTTCAATGAAATGTTCAGAGGCCATtga